One genomic segment of Catalinimonas alkaloidigena includes these proteins:
- a CDS encoding (Fe-S)-binding protein: MADMSAQGQEPEVLFWVGCAGSYDDRYKRVTKAFVKILHKVGVQFAVLGPEETCTGDPARRAGNEFLFQMQAASNIEVLNGYNVKKIVTACPHCFNTIKNEYPELGGNYEVIHHSTFLQQLINEGRIKLQGGGAFNGKKITYHDSCFLGRANNIYEAPREVLEALDADLVEMKRCRTKGFCCGAGGAQMFKDAEAGKKEVNTERTEEALSTGAQTIAVACPFCMTMMSDGVKNKNKEKEVAVKDIAEIIAENEKL, encoded by the coding sequence ATGGCGGATATGTCAGCGCAGGGTCAGGAACCTGAAGTACTCTTCTGGGTAGGCTGCGCTGGCTCCTACGATGATCGTTATAAACGTGTGACCAAAGCCTTTGTCAAAATTCTGCATAAAGTGGGTGTTCAGTTCGCGGTACTGGGGCCTGAAGAAACCTGCACGGGCGATCCTGCAAGGCGAGCTGGCAATGAATTTCTTTTTCAGATGCAGGCCGCTTCAAACATTGAAGTGCTTAATGGATACAACGTCAAAAAAATTGTGACTGCCTGCCCTCACTGTTTTAATACGATCAAGAATGAATATCCTGAGCTGGGTGGTAATTATGAAGTCATCCACCATTCTACTTTTCTCCAACAACTGATCAACGAAGGAAGGATTAAGCTTCAGGGAGGGGGAGCATTCAATGGTAAAAAAATTACCTATCACGACTCCTGCTTTCTGGGCAGAGCCAATAACATTTATGAAGCCCCTCGCGAAGTGCTGGAAGCACTGGATGCTGACCTGGTAGAGATGAAACGCTGCCGTACCAAAGGTTTTTGCTGTGGCGCCGGAGGAGCACAGATGTTTAAGGACGCTGAGGCCGGTAAGAAAGAAGTAAACACAGAGCGTACCGAGGAAGCGCTATCTACCGGTGCTCAAACCATAGCGGTAGCCTGCCCATTTTGTATGACCATGATGAGTGACGGCGTGAAAAACAAGAACAAAGAAAAAGAGGTGGCGGTAAAAGATATTGCTGAAATCATTGCTGAAAACGAAAAGCTATAG
- the recJ gene encoding single-stranded-DNA-specific exonuclease RecJ, whose translation MEKRWVFQESADEETVQKLAKDINVNPALANLLIQRGVGAFDDAKCFFRPSLKMLHDPFLMKDMEHAVNRLILAMERQEKILIYGDYDVDGTTSVALAYGFLHIIYEHIEYYIPDRYKEGYGISEEGIQYALENGFSLVISLDCGIRAVGLINEARKKNIDFIVCDHHRPGDQLPPAHAILNPKQEGCHYPFKELCGCGVGFKLLHGLCVRTKSHHKELAEWLDLVAVAIAADIVPITGENRILSYFGLQRLNESPRPGLKALEQLASLKGEINIENIVFGFAPRINAAGRMEHAKAAVQLLLAETEDCALKMANELNVQNTERRGYDTLMTQEALEMIEGNDTLAQAKTTVLFKNDWHKGVVGIVASRCIEKHYRPTIILTESHGKASGSARSVDGFDVYSAIEACSDLLDQFGGHKYAAGLTLPLENVPLFQKKFEDIVAETISAEQLIPLVNIDVQIDLADITPKFFNVIKQFAPFGPGNMRPIFMSDHLMVYGYPQILKGQHLKFSVRQEGSQKIFNAIGFGMAHFYELVLEGKPFKMAYNVEENHYNGNTTLQLMIRDIKPME comes from the coding sequence ATGGAGAAGCGGTGGGTATTTCAGGAATCAGCGGATGAAGAGACTGTCCAAAAACTAGCAAAAGACATCAATGTCAACCCTGCTCTGGCAAATTTGCTGATACAGCGTGGGGTTGGTGCTTTTGATGATGCAAAATGTTTTTTCAGGCCCAGCCTCAAAATGCTGCATGATCCCTTTCTGATGAAGGATATGGAACATGCGGTAAACCGGCTGATACTGGCTATGGAGCGGCAGGAAAAAATCCTCATCTATGGAGATTATGATGTAGATGGTACCACCTCTGTCGCGTTGGCCTATGGTTTTCTGCATATCATTTACGAACATATTGAATATTATATTCCCGACCGTTATAAAGAAGGCTATGGTATATCTGAAGAAGGTATACAATATGCCTTGGAAAATGGTTTTTCCCTGGTTATCTCTTTAGACTGTGGCATCAGAGCGGTCGGGCTGATCAACGAAGCCCGAAAGAAAAATATTGATTTTATTGTTTGTGATCACCACCGCCCGGGTGACCAACTTCCCCCCGCCCATGCTATTCTCAACCCCAAGCAGGAAGGCTGTCATTATCCTTTTAAAGAACTTTGTGGTTGTGGTGTAGGTTTTAAGCTGCTTCATGGCTTATGTGTACGCACCAAAAGCCACCATAAAGAATTAGCCGAATGGCTGGACTTAGTAGCCGTAGCTATCGCCGCGGATATAGTTCCTATCACCGGAGAAAACCGTATTCTTAGTTATTTTGGGCTACAAAGGCTAAATGAATCACCTCGTCCCGGCCTTAAAGCTTTGGAACAGTTAGCAAGCCTGAAAGGTGAGATTAATATTGAGAATATTGTTTTTGGTTTTGCTCCCCGTATTAATGCTGCCGGACGCATGGAGCACGCCAAAGCAGCGGTACAGCTTCTGTTGGCCGAAACGGAAGATTGTGCGCTCAAAATGGCTAACGAACTCAATGTACAGAATACAGAAAGAAGAGGTTATGATACGCTCATGACCCAGGAAGCACTGGAAATGATTGAGGGTAATGATACACTGGCTCAGGCCAAAACCACAGTGCTTTTCAAAAATGACTGGCACAAAGGTGTAGTTGGTATTGTAGCCTCTCGTTGTATAGAAAAACATTACCGGCCCACGATTATCCTTACAGAATCACATGGCAAAGCCTCCGGCTCTGCCCGCTCAGTAGATGGATTTGATGTATACTCAGCCATTGAGGCCTGCTCCGATCTGCTGGATCAGTTTGGTGGACATAAATATGCCGCCGGACTTACTTTACCATTGGAAAATGTTCCTTTATTTCAGAAAAAGTTTGAGGATATTGTTGCAGAAACCATCAGTGCAGAGCAGCTAATACCTCTGGTTAATATAGATGTACAGATTGATCTGGCTGATATCACACCTAAATTTTTTAACGTCATTAAGCAGTTTGCCCCTTTTGGTCCTGGTAATATGCGCCCAATTTTCATGAGTGATCACTTAATGGTGTATGGTTATCCGCAAATATTAAAAGGGCAGCACTTGAAATTTAGTGTGCGTCAGGAGGGAAGCCAGAAAATATTCAATGCTATTGGCTTTGGTATGGCACATTTTTACGAATTGGTGCTGGAAGGGAAGCCTTTCAAGATGGCCTATAATGTAGAAGAAAACCACTACAATGGGAATACCACACTACAGTTAATGATTCGGGACATCAAGCCTATGGAATAA
- a CDS encoding pseudouridine synthase: MKPRKKFSKKISSKEPPSHPFSKKGDELVRLNKYIANAGVCSRREADTLISGGEIKVNGKVVTELGTKVKPTDKVVYQGKSLNPEKLMYVLLNKPKNYITTTDDPDERKTVMELVANACEERIYPVGRLDRNTTGLLLLTNDGELADKLAHPSNNVKKLYQVDIDKPITDEDFIKIQDGITLEDGLAQVDEVGLVNETRTSLGLQIHIGRNRIVRRIFEHLGYTVVRLDRVMYAGLTKKDLPRGNWRHLTKQEVIQLKHLK; the protein is encoded by the coding sequence ATGAAGCCCAGAAAAAAGTTTAGTAAAAAAATAAGTTCTAAAGAGCCTCCTTCTCATCCATTCTCAAAAAAAGGAGATGAATTGGTCAGACTGAATAAATATATTGCCAATGCAGGTGTATGCTCTCGCCGCGAAGCGGATACACTCATCAGCGGAGGGGAAATTAAGGTGAATGGAAAAGTCGTAACAGAATTGGGCACTAAGGTCAAGCCCACAGATAAAGTAGTATATCAAGGGAAGTCCCTAAACCCGGAAAAACTGATGTATGTGCTGCTAAACAAGCCAAAAAACTATATCACGACTACTGATGACCCGGATGAAAGAAAAACCGTGATGGAACTGGTAGCCAATGCCTGCGAGGAACGCATCTATCCGGTAGGAAGGCTTGATCGTAATACCACCGGGCTGTTATTACTTACCAATGATGGTGAACTAGCAGATAAACTGGCGCACCCTTCTAATAATGTCAAGAAGCTTTACCAGGTAGATATAGACAAGCCTATTACTGACGAAGATTTTATTAAAATTCAGGATGGTATTACACTGGAAGACGGCTTGGCACAAGTAGATGAAGTTGGTCTGGTCAACGAGACCCGAACCAGTTTAGGCCTACAAATTCACATTGGTAGAAACAGGATTGTCCGTCGTATTTTTGAGCATTTGGGTTATACTGTAGTCCGTCTTGACAGAGTGATGTATGCAGGGCTTACTAAAAAAGACCTTCCCCGGGGAAACTGGCGCCATTTGACAAAGCAGGAAGTGATACAGTTGAAGCATCTAAAGTAG
- a CDS encoding energy transducer TonB produces MELKKNPKYDIYRQSGLFFSIGLVVSMLMVTALFEWKTYDHENLPQLTNTVDDQYEEVLDIPPTTQPPPPPPQQVYMPNIVEVPDEEVIITDLDINLDIEIKESTVIEEYDYSLYVEEAPEEEEVEEIFLIVEEFPEPEGGMESFYKYVAENLKYPKFASFNGISGKVYVQFVIDKEGNVTDVSIIKGIGGGCDEEALRIVKESPSRWEAGKQRGVPVKVRMVLPITFKID; encoded by the coding sequence ATGGAACTGAAAAAAAATCCTAAATACGATATATATCGGCAATCCGGTCTGTTTTTCAGTATAGGATTGGTGGTAAGTATGCTGATGGTTACCGCTCTCTTTGAGTGGAAAACCTATGATCATGAAAATTTGCCCCAACTGACCAACACCGTTGATGATCAGTATGAAGAAGTGTTAGATATTCCACCTACCACACAGCCTCCTCCCCCTCCCCCACAGCAGGTTTACATGCCCAATATTGTGGAAGTACCGGACGAAGAAGTCATCATTACAGATTTAGATATTAACCTGGATATTGAGATCAAAGAATCTACGGTGATTGAAGAATATGATTATAGTCTATATGTAGAAGAAGCTCCAGAAGAAGAAGAGGTAGAGGAAATATTTCTCATCGTAGAAGAGTTTCCTGAACCAGAAGGAGGAATGGAGTCTTTTTATAAGTATGTCGCTGAGAACTTGAAGTACCCTAAGTTTGCCTCATTCAATGGTATAAGCGGAAAGGTATACGTTCAGTTTGTGATTGATAAAGAAGGCAATGTTACAGATGTGTCTATCATCAAAGGCATTGGCGGTGGTTGTGATGAGGAAGCTTTGCGGATTGTAAAAGAAAGTCCGAGTAGATGGGAAGCCGGCAAACAGAGAGGAGTACCGGTCAAAGTGAGGATGGTATTGCCGATTACTTTCAAGATAGATTAA
- the murA gene encoding UDP-N-acetylglucosamine 1-carboxyvinyltransferase, with the protein MASFKIEGGHKLQGEIIPQGAKNEALQILCAVLLTPEQVTIHKIPNIRDVMKLIDLLKSMGVMVEKIGEESYTFKAADVNINYLETEEFSQQATALRGSIMILGPLLARFGKGRIPMPGGDKIGRRRLDTHFIGLQKLGAKFHYDAANKYYSVEGNHLTGAYMLLDEASVTGTANIVMAAVMAEGTTTIYNAACEPYLQQLCAMLNRMGAKISGVGSNLLRIEGVSSLGGTEHTMLPDMIEIGSFIGMAAMTNSDITIKHARVDMLGIIPDTFRKLGIHFDIEGDDIHVYNNETYEIETFIDGSFMTIADAIWPGLTPDLLSIILVVATQAKGSVLIHQKMFESRLFFVDKLLDMGAQVILCDPHRATVIGLDRKQCLRGISMTSPDIRAGVALLIAAMSAEGKSTIYNVEQIDRGYQYIDKRLRALGAHIERND; encoded by the coding sequence ATGGCAAGTTTCAAAATTGAAGGAGGTCACAAACTCCAGGGAGAGATTATACCACAAGGTGCAAAAAATGAAGCCCTACAAATCCTATGTGCAGTACTGCTAACTCCCGAGCAGGTTACAATCCACAAAATACCCAACATCCGCGATGTAATGAAGCTCATTGACTTATTAAAGTCCATGGGCGTAATGGTGGAAAAAATAGGGGAAGAGTCCTATACTTTTAAAGCAGCTGATGTTAATATCAACTACCTGGAAACTGAAGAGTTTTCCCAACAAGCTACCGCATTAAGAGGCTCTATCATGATCCTGGGACCTTTATTGGCTCGCTTCGGTAAAGGTCGTATTCCTATGCCGGGGGGTGATAAAATCGGGCGACGTCGTTTGGACACGCACTTCATCGGCTTGCAAAAACTTGGCGCCAAGTTTCACTACGATGCTGCCAACAAATATTACAGTGTAGAAGGGAATCACCTCACAGGAGCTTATATGCTGCTGGATGAGGCCAGCGTAACGGGTACCGCCAATATTGTAATGGCCGCAGTAATGGCTGAGGGTACCACTACTATCTATAACGCAGCCTGCGAACCCTACTTGCAGCAACTTTGTGCCATGCTTAACCGTATGGGGGCCAAGATTAGTGGAGTAGGCTCCAATTTACTCCGCATTGAAGGGGTATCCTCACTGGGCGGGACGGAGCATACCATGCTTCCTGATATGATTGAAATCGGAAGTTTTATTGGTATGGCCGCGATGACCAACTCAGACATTACCATCAAGCATGCCAGAGTAGATATGCTGGGGATTATTCCCGATACTTTTCGTAAGCTGGGTATTCATTTTGACATTGAAGGAGATGATATTCATGTTTACAACAATGAAACCTACGAGATAGAAACCTTCATTGATGGCTCATTCATGACCATAGCAGATGCTATATGGCCAGGTCTTACGCCAGACCTTTTGAGCATTATTCTGGTAGTGGCTACGCAGGCCAAAGGCTCAGTGCTTATACACCAAAAAATGTTTGAAAGCCGCCTGTTTTTTGTAGATAAACTATTAGACATGGGTGCACAAGTCATCCTTTGTGATCCACACCGAGCCACTGTGATCGGTTTGGACAGAAAGCAGTGCCTGAGAGGCATTTCTATGACATCACCGGATATTCGTGCCGGAGTAGCACTGCTAATTGCCGCGATGTCAGCCGAAGGAAAAAGTACCATTTACAATGTAGAGCAAATTGACCGGGGCTATCAATACATTGATAAAAGGCTTAGAGCTTTAGGCGCTCATATTGAAAGAAATGATTAA
- a CDS encoding (Fe-S)-binding protein has protein sequence MGLIQQIVFLLVLAIAGYMLYRRISRIRQNILLGKEGKHNDQPSVRSKNMLLVAFGQKKMFKKFIPAFLHLCIYVGFIVINLEVLEFVLAGIFGTHRIFAPTLGSFYTIPINIFEFLAVTVILSCVFFLLRRNVLPIKRFNARELTAWPKLDANIILVVEIILMFAILTMNATDQILQDRPDANYPDTGYLFFSGLFIPLFEGMSTRSLIFVERFAWWFHIIGILGFAIYITYSKHLHIFMAFPQTYYARIAPKGKMDNMPAVTKEVQIMLGAQPENGDDTEAEEVGRFGAKDVNDLDWRDIMGAYACTECGRCTAECPANQTGKKLSPRKIMMDTRDRSEEVGKSLQKGGKGLEDGKSLLDDYIQREEINACTSCNACVEACPININPLAIILQLRRYVAMEEAQSPPAWNAMFSNVENNFAPWKFAPTDRFNWADELADETGGTQKESQE, from the coding sequence ATGGGACTTATTCAGCAAATAGTTTTTCTCCTGGTACTGGCCATTGCCGGATACATGCTCTACCGGAGAATCAGCAGAATCAGGCAGAACATACTACTGGGAAAAGAGGGTAAACATAATGATCAGCCTTCAGTAAGAAGCAAGAATATGCTTCTGGTGGCCTTCGGGCAGAAAAAAATGTTCAAAAAATTCATCCCGGCTTTTCTTCACCTTTGTATCTATGTAGGCTTTATCGTAATCAACCTGGAGGTACTGGAATTTGTACTGGCCGGTATTTTTGGTACGCACCGCATTTTTGCCCCTACCCTGGGTAGTTTTTATACAATCCCTATTAATATTTTTGAGTTTCTGGCAGTAACCGTGATTCTCTCCTGTGTGTTTTTTCTGCTTCGCAGAAATGTATTGCCCATCAAGCGTTTTAATGCAAGAGAACTGACGGCCTGGCCCAAGCTGGATGCTAATATCATTCTGGTAGTAGAAATTATCCTGATGTTTGCCATCCTCACAATGAATGCTACCGACCAAATTTTGCAGGATCGTCCTGATGCAAATTACCCTGACACAGGCTATCTGTTTTTCAGTGGCCTGTTCATTCCTTTATTTGAAGGCATGTCTACCAGGAGCTTGATATTTGTAGAACGCTTTGCCTGGTGGTTTCACATTATCGGTATTCTGGGCTTCGCCATATACATCACTTATTCCAAACATCTACATATTTTCATGGCATTTCCGCAGACTTATTATGCCCGCATTGCCCCTAAAGGTAAAATGGACAATATGCCTGCCGTGACCAAAGAGGTGCAGATCATGCTGGGTGCCCAGCCTGAAAATGGAGACGATACAGAGGCTGAGGAAGTAGGGCGCTTTGGTGCCAAAGATGTGAATGACCTGGACTGGCGGGATATCATGGGCGCCTATGCCTGCACCGAATGTGGTCGTTGCACAGCGGAATGTCCGGCGAACCAGACCGGCAAGAAGCTTTCTCCCCGCAAAATTATGATGGATACACGGGACCGCTCAGAAGAAGTAGGAAAAAGCTTGCAGAAAGGGGGCAAAGGTCTGGAAGATGGTAAATCACTGCTGGATGATTATATACAGCGAGAGGAGATCAATGCCTGTACTTCCTGCAATGCCTGTGTAGAGGCTTGCCCTATCAATATTAACCCGCTTGCTATCATATTACAATTACGTCGCTACGTAGCCATGGAAGAGGCACAGTCCCCACCAGCCTGGAATGCCATGTTTTCCAATGTGGAAAATAACTTTGCTCCCTGGAAATTTGCTCCTACTGATCGTTTTAACTGGGCTGATGAACTGGCAGATGAAACAGGTGGAACCCAAAAAGAATCTCAAGAGTAA
- the fumC gene encoding class II fumarate hydratase, protein MDYRIEKDTMGEIQVPANKYWGAQTQRSRENFKIGGASMQMPMEIIHAFATLKKSAAEANYELKVLDKEKYEMIAKVCDEILEGKHDDQFPLVVWQTGSGTQSNMNVNEVVANRAHVLMGGELGDAKKKVHPNDDVNKSQSSNDTFPTAMHIAAYSMIVEQTLPKIEKLRNTLNEKVNSFGDIVKIGRTHFMDATPLKLAHEFSGYVAQLDHGMRALKNTLAHLSELALGGTAVGTGLNTPEGYAELVAEKIAKYAGHPFVTAPNKFEALAAHDAIVESSGALKQLAVSLMKIGNDIRMLASGPRCGIGEILIPANEPGSSIMPGKVNPTQCEALTMVCAQVVGNDTAVSVGGMNGQFELNVFKPMMIYNLLNSARLIGDACASFNDNCAAGIEPNVPIIKQNLENSLMLVTALNTHIGYENAAKIAKKAYEEGTTLREAATDSGLLTNDQFDEWVVPENMVGSLK, encoded by the coding sequence ATGGACTACAGAATAGAAAAAGATACGATGGGCGAAATTCAGGTGCCCGCCAATAAGTATTGGGGTGCACAAACCCAACGTTCAAGAGAGAACTTTAAGATTGGCGGAGCATCTATGCAGATGCCTATGGAAATCATTCATGCTTTTGCTACCCTCAAAAAGTCTGCTGCCGAGGCTAATTATGAGCTTAAGGTATTGGACAAAGAAAAGTATGAAATGATTGCCAAAGTATGTGATGAGATACTTGAAGGAAAGCATGATGATCAGTTTCCTCTGGTAGTCTGGCAAACTGGCTCAGGCACACAGAGTAATATGAATGTGAATGAAGTAGTAGCTAATCGTGCCCACGTACTTATGGGAGGAGAACTGGGTGATGCCAAGAAAAAAGTTCATCCCAATGATGATGTTAACAAATCACAGTCTTCAAATGATACTTTTCCGACTGCTATGCACATTGCGGCTTACAGTATGATTGTGGAGCAAACCCTACCTAAGATAGAAAAACTCAGAAATACGCTGAATGAGAAAGTAAATTCCTTTGGCGATATCGTCAAAATCGGTCGTACTCACTTCATGGATGCTACACCTCTCAAGCTGGCCCATGAGTTTAGCGGATACGTAGCTCAATTAGATCATGGCATGCGGGCGCTCAAAAACACGCTTGCTCACCTTTCCGAACTGGCACTGGGTGGTACGGCAGTTGGTACTGGTCTGAATACTCCCGAAGGCTATGCAGAATTGGTCGCTGAAAAAATCGCCAAATACGCCGGTCATCCTTTTGTGACTGCTCCGAACAAATTTGAAGCATTAGCAGCTCATGATGCCATAGTAGAAAGCTCAGGAGCATTGAAACAACTGGCTGTCAGCCTCATGAAAATAGGCAATGACATCCGTATGCTGGCTTCCGGCCCTCGTTGTGGCATTGGTGAAATTTTGATTCCTGCCAATGAACCAGGCTCATCCATCATGCCGGGTAAGGTAAACCCAACACAATGCGAAGCGCTAACGATGGTCTGTGCGCAGGTAGTTGGTAATGATACTGCGGTGAGTGTGGGCGGAATGAACGGACAGTTTGAGTTGAACGTTTTCAAACCTATGATGATCTATAACCTGCTCAATTCTGCAAGGCTGATAGGTGATGCTTGCGCATCATTTAATGATAACTGTGCAGCAGGCATAGAACCAAACGTGCCGATCATCAAGCAAAACCTTGAAAATTCATTGATGTTGGTAACGGCATTAAATACCCATATCGGATATGAAAATGCTGCAAAAATCGCCAAGAAAGCGTACGAAGAGGGCACAACCTTACGTGAAGCGGCCACTGACAGCGGGCTACTAACCAACGATCAGTTTGATGAGTGGGTAGTTCCTGAAAATATGGTAGGAAGTTTGAAGTAA
- a CDS encoding DUF4290 domain-containing protein, with translation MFEYNTSKSNVILKEYGRNVQKLAEHIMTIEDRDKRTQYAATLVELMRQLNPSVRENNETTQKLWDDLFIMTNFELNVDAPYPMPEVDILTKKPKRLSYNTDPVTYKHYGKNIEKLIDKAIATESEEERKGAIIYLGKLMKGFYQTWNKEGVDDAVIIKNIKEISGGKLDISVDEVKSNNLFESQKGGRSKGRRGSGGSNRRKK, from the coding sequence ATGTTTGAATATAACACAAGTAAGTCCAATGTCATTCTAAAAGAATACGGCAGAAATGTGCAGAAACTTGCCGAGCATATCATGACTATTGAGGACCGTGATAAACGCACCCAATACGCGGCAACTCTGGTTGAACTAATGCGTCAGCTCAATCCTAGTGTGCGTGAGAATAATGAAACCACTCAAAAACTATGGGATGACCTTTTCATTATGACCAACTTCGAGCTTAACGTGGATGCCCCCTATCCCATGCCTGAAGTTGATATTCTTACCAAAAAACCAAAAAGACTCTCATATAATACAGACCCTGTCACCTACAAACATTATGGCAAGAATATTGAAAAGCTCATAGACAAAGCTATCGCTACAGAAAGCGAGGAAGAGCGCAAGGGAGCCATCATCTATCTTGGTAAATTGATGAAAGGTTTTTATCAGACCTGGAACAAAGAAGGTGTAGATGATGCGGTTATTATCAAAAACATTAAAGAAATATCAGGCGGCAAGCTGGATATTTCAGTAGATGAAGTAAAAAGTAATAACCTGTTTGAATCCCAAAAAGGAGGCCGCTCAAAAGGTCGCCGAGGCTCCGGAGGCAGTAACAGACGAAAGAAATAA
- a CDS encoding Ezrin/radixin/moesin family protein, which yields MKYLWIVALLFFTMTVVPEVTQAQELSRKEKKRLKKEQKRKLKELKKMSPADFEALREKQDEFKQQASELQSEVTSLQKQSESKDSEIKQLKDQVRKLESQLQEARAELETEPGVEQNVPLSNQYDEGLVFRVQIGAYRDKNLEAYLDTSENFNGETDAEGLQIYTLGNFRDYWEANKFKKYLRAMGVKDAWIVPYRDGIRVPIKEVLEDLRSNQNSE from the coding sequence ATGAAGTATCTATGGATCGTAGCGCTCTTGTTTTTTACGATGACAGTGGTTCCTGAAGTCACACAGGCTCAGGAACTTTCCAGAAAGGAAAAAAAGCGTCTGAAAAAAGAACAAAAGCGCAAACTGAAAGAGCTGAAAAAAATGAGTCCGGCTGACTTTGAAGCTTTGAGAGAAAAGCAGGATGAATTTAAGCAGCAGGCAAGTGAACTGCAAAGTGAAGTAACCTCTCTACAGAAGCAGTCAGAAAGCAAAGATTCTGAAATCAAACAACTGAAAGATCAGGTGCGGAAGTTAGAAAGTCAGCTTCAGGAAGCCCGTGCCGAGCTGGAAACTGAGCCAGGGGTAGAGCAAAATGTACCTCTTTCTAATCAGTACGATGAAGGTTTGGTATTTAGAGTACAAATCGGAGCTTACCGTGACAAAAATCTGGAAGCTTACCTTGATACTAGCGAAAATTTCAATGGAGAAACGGATGCTGAGGGCTTACAAATTTACACGCTGGGCAATTTTCGTGATTACTGGGAGGCCAATAAGTTCAAAAAGTATCTGAGAGCGATGGGAGTAAAAGATGCATGGATCGTTCCTTATCGTGACGGCATTAGAGTGCCTATCAAGGAAGTACTTGAAGACTTGCGCAGTAATCAAAACAGCGAATAG
- a CDS encoding serine hydrolase domain-containing protein: MYPLLFFLLITFTIWLTFVLAPILNGFLAKHVCSCIYVSGRAVEEVSKTELKISLFRLSAFTTDNHTKSVKVSFLGLFSRHAFYHPLSGCTLCKSSSIKPPSSPPIIRPEVKVKEISTMDYSSAEKQFWEQCAEPWLQTAPSDTLALIIMQGEKCVVEKYAAGIQKETPLAGWSMAKSVMNALVGIMVKQGLLQLHDILPEEVWRTKINGREQMTMHHLLQMSSGLPWSERYWWRSDVTNMLFNSEDVSHIISGKCSRLAPGTKWQYASGTTNLISKTMRIILGEDYAAFPYRELFAPLGMETALMETDASGHFVGSSYMLASARDWAKFGLLYAQDGIWRGKRILPEGWVDYTKRPAEAAPFNEYGAHFWLNLGVGQPLQNRKLPNVPSDVFYASGFGGQRVFVVPSYELVVVRLGSAHLKEPDFNALLSGVLANLDRSRGSS; encoded by the coding sequence ATGTATCCGCTGCTTTTTTTCCTACTAATCACTTTCACAATTTGGCTGACCTTTGTACTAGCCCCCATCTTAAACGGTTTTCTGGCAAAGCATGTATGTTCGTGTATCTACGTAAGTGGTAGAGCAGTAGAGGAAGTCAGCAAAACAGAGCTCAAAATCTCTCTTTTCAGACTGTCTGCTTTCACTACAGACAATCATACTAAAAGTGTGAAGGTAAGCTTTTTAGGGCTTTTCTCCAGACACGCTTTCTATCATCCGCTTAGCGGATGCACCTTATGTAAGTCATCCTCTATAAAGCCCCCTTCTTCTCCACCTATTATTAGGCCTGAAGTTAAAGTGAAGGAGATAAGCACTATGGATTACTCATCAGCAGAGAAACAATTCTGGGAACAATGCGCAGAGCCCTGGCTGCAAACGGCTCCCTCAGATACACTCGCCTTAATCATAATGCAAGGAGAAAAATGTGTAGTAGAGAAATATGCAGCAGGAATTCAAAAAGAAACACCTTTGGCAGGTTGGTCAATGGCTAAAAGTGTGATGAATGCATTGGTAGGCATTATGGTAAAGCAGGGGCTTTTGCAATTACATGATATTCTGCCGGAAGAAGTTTGGCGAACTAAAATAAATGGAAGAGAACAAATGACGATGCATCATCTGCTGCAGATGAGTAGTGGGCTTCCCTGGTCAGAAAGATATTGGTGGAGAAGTGATGTTACCAATATGCTTTTCAATAGTGAGGATGTAAGTCATATTATTTCAGGAAAATGCTCCAGGTTAGCGCCCGGTACAAAATGGCAATACGCCAGCGGCACTACTAACCTCATTAGTAAAACAATGCGAATTATTCTCGGAGAGGACTATGCGGCTTTTCCTTATCGTGAGCTTTTTGCTCCCTTAGGTATGGAAACTGCTTTGATGGAGACCGATGCCAGCGGACATTTTGTAGGCTCATCCTATATGCTGGCTTCTGCCAGAGATTGGGCAAAATTTGGACTGCTCTATGCTCAGGACGGAATCTGGAGAGGAAAGCGTATTTTACCGGAAGGCTGGGTAGACTATACAAAAAGGCCGGCAGAAGCAGCGCCTTTCAACGAATACGGAGCACATTTCTGGCTAAATCTAGGAGTTGGTCAGCCACTACAGAATCGTAAACTGCCCAATGTGCCTTCTGATGTTTTTTATGCTTCTGGCTTTGGCGGACAGCGCGTTTTTGTGGTCCCTTCCTATGAATTGGTCGTTGTACGTTTGGGTAGTGCCCACTTAAAAGAACCGGACTTTAATGCTTTGCTATCAGGTGTACTAGCTAATTTGGACCGTAGTAGGGGATCATCTTAA